AAGCGGTTGATCAATTACAAGCATCAGAAAAATTAATAGCCGGTAAATTGatataacatgtatatatactttatatgaactcgttttttatttttatttttcatccgtaaaaaaaaaagggaagaaaaaaagaacgagaaaagaaaaattaattttctttattctcgttgttaataaaactttttattatatattacatatacatatatatatatgtatatatatatatatgtatgtatatatgtatatgtatatctgtaaaTCTATAGAATTAAACGAAACATgggaagaaaaattgaagagaaCCGAATCGATTCGACTCCAACGCGAAGCTGTTTTTGCTGAAATGGGTGTAGCAGTGAAAGAGGATGGCGTTACAGTTGGTGTATTTTCTCCAAAGAAAACACCACACTTGGTGAATCTAAACGAGGATCCATTGATGTCGGAatgtcttatttattatataaaggaTGGTTTCACACGTATCGGAAGTGCCGAAGCTAATATACCACAGGATATACAACTTTGTGGTCCTCATATATTGAGCGAGCATTGCGTATTTGAAAATCACGAAGGTGTTATCACTCTGATGCCTAAGAAAGATGCATTGATTTATGTAAACGGTCGTGAAATAACCGAACCGATCGTACTGAAAACTGGATCGCGCGTAATCCTTGGGAAAAATCATGTATTTAGGTTCAATCATCCTGATCAAGGTACTTGAACAAttgttttctatatatatatatattatatatatatttttttctatttatttattctatatactttttatattcgtacatacgtgtgtgcgtgcgtggtGATTGTATGTCGTTTGCGTGTCTCGAGAGAgtgtcattattttttattttttttcttcttctttctttgttccatTACGTTAATAAACAGTACgtgaacgaagagagaaaaattcgcCCGCTGAGACACCCGGCAACGGTGAGACCGTTGACTGGAACTTCGCACAAATTGAATTATTAGAGAAACAAGGTATCGATCTTAAATtggaaatggaaaagagattGTTAGTACTAGAGGAACaatttcgaaaggaaaaagaagaggctGATCAGTTCTTCGAAGAACAACGTAAGGTAAGTTCgcatgtattttatttctttttttcttttttctttctttttctctctttctctctttcacttactctctctctctctctctctctctctccctctctctctctctctttttctttaattttctacaattttctttttaccccGCATTACGTCATAAAACTGAagattttttccatttcttttctcgataataGAGTTACGAAGCACGAATAGATGCCTTGCAGAAGCAGgtagaagaacaaagtatgaCTATGTCAATGTATAGCAGTTACACACCAGAGGACTTCAATAATACCGAAGAAGATATATTCGGTATGTATGCTAATGAAATAGCTGTGAAATCGCTGAGTAATATTTGACGAATCGATTTCACGAAATatagtattttaatatcttagtTTACGCAAACATCAAACATTATCGTTTCACCATTGGCACGTTTCTCACTTCGTTAGAACtacgttgaaatattatttgttaatgtgtcgaacttttttttttctcttcgttctctcacGAAATTTCTCCTTATGTtgtaatcgttttttttttgttttttttttttttattattattcttttattcacGCAAGAACCATTCATttgatttgttattattgtgcACCAGTATTACCCGATCGTTATGATTGTAGAGCGTAGTTGACGAAGACATTGGTAACATGCTTGGCTTTTCTGACTGTTTTGCCTGGTGATGGCTTGCATTTCAGTCAACCCCTTGTTTGACGCAGAGAGCAACTGGACCGAGAGAGATTTCCAACTGGCCGCTTGGGCCTTCCGCAAATGGAAGTATCATCAATTTACTAGTCTACGAGATGACCTCTGGGGCAACGCGATATTCCTCAAGGAAGCTAATGCGATTTCGGTCGAACTTAAGAAAAAGGTAACGAACGTAcggagaaagaatttttatattatcactgatatataaatatgtaagtatatatacatatatatatatatatatcagacatatttatatgtttatatatatatttatgtttgtatatttatatctttatatatttaattatatttatatatatatatatatatatatatatatatatttataaatagatattatgtCAGACATATCGACGGatcctattttattattttttaattacaggTTCAGTTCCAATTTACACTATTAACAGATACCCTTTACTCTCCGTTACCCGTTGATCTTTTACCAATTGCAACCGACggcgaagacgaagaagaaagaccgTTTCCTCGCACAATCGTTGCAGTTGAAGTTCAGGATACAAAGAATGGCGCTACACATTATTGGACCTTGGAAAAATTAAGGTAATTAAGATTAGTTTGTTaataagatagaaaggaagtttattttttattttgaaaaaagaatttattactGAAATAAATCATTCCGTAGGCTGAGGTTAGAACTCATGCGTGAAATGTATCACAATGAGGCAGAACTTTCACCAACGTCCCCagattttaatatcgaaactATCACGGGTGGTGATCCATTTTACGATCGTTTCCCTTGGTTCCGCATGGTTGGAAGgtgaatattataatttttaacataacACATACACGCGATGTTGCAATatgattatcattaattttgatttatagaTCATTCGTATATCTAAGTAATTTGATGTATCCTGTACCACTTATTCACAAAGTGGCAATAGTCAACGAGAAAGGAGATGTCAAAGGTTATTTACGAGTAGCCGTACAAGGTGTCGTTGGTAGGTGTTGAAAATAATACGTagaatatgataattaaaattttgtgttcctgttttttccttttggaaATAGATTTAAGTATACGGAGaggacaatttttttttaggagaagaaaatagtgAATATTCTAGCGGCGTTAGACAGTCGGctcatatttctttcgaagatGATTTATTCGGTGGACACAAACATAACAAACGCAACACTCTTCTAACTCAAACTTTGGAAAAGAATCGTCAAATACTCATCAACGATGATCGCGTGATAGGACATAACGAATTACACAAGGATTTGAAAGATGAGGATGACATAGGTGATGCCGATAGTGGAAGAGGTGATAGTTCAGTTTCCAGCGATATGAAGGAGGAAGATCTACCAGATCATTTACAACTCGGTGCAGAATTTACATTCAGAGTTACGGTGTTACAGGCTATGGGTATTTCGACCGAGTATGCAGATATTTTCTGTCAATTCAAGTACGTAGATAATGATGCGTTCAGTCAAagcaaatatttacaaaattttactTCAACAAATCAATCAAACCGAATGTAATTACattgttaaatttaattatttaagtttCTTACACCGACACGACGAAGCATTTTCAACGGAACCGGCAAAGAACACCACCAAAGGAAATCCACCTGGATTTTATCATGTACAAAATGTAAGTGACGATACaacgatcaaagaaaaatataatacgatcaatttcgaacgattctaatatatttgatataatatatcgtacaGATTACAGTTACGGTCACGAAATCTTTCTTGGAATATCTTAAATCACAACCGATTGTATTTGAGATCTTTGGACATTATCAGCAACATCCGTTACACAAGGATGCTAAACTAGAATAGTTAGTATAAACgatatctatacacacacacatataatgttaatattatcttCTATTCTAGTTCTTCCATTGCATCGAAACGTCTAAGtctttgtttctatttatctactaGCGTACGACAACCACCGAAAAGGATGTTACCACCGTCAATACCGATCAGTCAACCTGTACGTTCACCAAAGTTTGGTAGCGTTTTACCATCACCAAGTACTTCACACGTTCATGCAAAATACGATGTGCTCGTATGGTTTGAAATTTGCGAGTTAGCACCAAACGGTGAATACGTTCCATCTGTTGTCGATCATAGCGATGATTTACCTTGCCGTGGATTATTCCTCCTTCATCAAGGGATTCAACGTCGTATTCGTATCACGATCGTACACGAGCCTGCTTCCGAATTACGATGGAAAGACGTAAGAGAACTCGTTGTAGGTCGTATTAGGAATACACCAGAACCGGAAGAAGAGGACAACGACTCCTCCGTACTTTCATTGGGATTATTCCCAGGTGAATATCTTGAAGTTCCAGGTGACGACAGATGTATGTTCAGATTTGAAGCAGCCTGGGACAGTTCTTTGCACAATTCGGCCTTGCTTAACAGGGTCACGTCTTACGGTGAACAAATATTCATGACTATCTCCGCATACCTTGAGGTTTGTTTCCCCGTTTaacaagaatagaaaattatatacatatatatatatacatattttttttctattaagcGACATTTTCTTAAACATATAAATcctttgatttgattttaGTTGGAGAATTGTGGTAGACCAGCAATCATTACAAAAGATCTAAGCATGATTATTTATGGCAGAGATGCCAGGGTCGGGCCAAGATCTTTGAAACATCTGTTCAGTGGAAGTTATCGAAATCAAGAAGCGAATCGGCTTAGCGGCGTCTATGAATTGGTGCTGCGACGTTCATCGGAAGCAGGTAGCCCAGGTTTGTCCTGTGTATCCCTTAGTGTAGCAGCTTGCTACTATCTATCCTAAGTTACAGCGAATTAAAACGTTTGCACTatgatcgttattattatgacAAACATAACAGAATacattattgaataatttttgagacgacgatcgatattttgatCTTAATATATCTGCAATATACTTGACGTTTTAAATACATAACGACGATCTCGTTCATGCTTTTTCTATTGGCGTATATCAGCTTCGTCTATTTGTTCAAACGCGAGGCTTCGTGCAGACATTTCAGTAAAAGCGTTAAAATGTTTTATGGAAATTTACACGTCTATTACACTATTCGCATCgaacttctttcctttcgtttattACATTAGGCGTACAAAGGCGACAACGTCGTGTATTAGACACGAGTTCTACGTACGTCAGAGGCGAAGAAAATCTTCACGGCTGGAGACCACGAGGAGACAGTTTGATCTTCGATCACCAATGGGAACTTGAGAAATTAACGAGATTGGAAGAGGTTGAAAGGGTCAGACATACTCTACTTTTAAGAGAGAAACTTGGCATCGACAAAATGCCCATGTGCAATAAACCATTACACGATTTCACGAAAAGCGAAAAGGTTATTAATATCccgttaattaatattcttatttatcgtTTGAACTTATAAGACTGAAACTATTAAAGCTTAAACTTTtacttaaatttataaaaacaaattggtCGTTGCGACGTCCTTTTCTAGGAGGTTTGTAACATGGTAGCAAAAGCTACGAACGAATCACACGCCAGCCCGGTCAAACTCAAACGTTCAACCAGCAAAGACGTTTATGAACCTTGGGAAATGACtgacagggagagagaattggcaactaaatatattaaacttaTCCAAGGTAGAATTCCAAGCAAAGAACCGATTTTATTATCAGACGTTTCGCCAGGAGAAGATACGATGGGTGATATGTCGGCATCCATGCTATCATCGGTTTTGTCTTCATCGTCACAAGAGTTAGTTTACAGACAACTTaatcctatttttcttctcgtttgttTATAAGAACTGaacgcgttaaaaaaaaattaacatttttctccttttcttttcttctttttttcttttccttttgtacaGATTGAGTTCACCCGAAAGAGCCAAATTGCAAGAACTTCAAGAAAGCATATTGGCTAGCGAGACAATTGGTCAATCGTGTACAGCACCTGCTCCAATGGGATCGTCCTCACCTTCTAAAGAAAATCTAGTGTTGTATGTACCGGAAGTCGAAGAGATACGTATCAGTCCTGTCATTGCTAGGAAAGGATATTTGAATGTTTTAGAACACAAGACTAATGGATGGAAAAAACGTTGGGTTGTaagtttaaaaaaggaatataaattatatcgtcgAAAACTTGCTTATATTGCTTTCTCaaatgtttcatttctttttttttctttctttctacgtagGCAGTACGTCGACCATACGTTTTGATCTtccgagaagaaaaagatcccGTAGAAAGAGCTTTGATTAATTTAGCAACTGCTCAAGTAGAATACTCGGAGGATCAGTTGGCTATGGTGAAAGTACCAAACACGTTCAGGTTagtaaaaaattcattcgttcaGTCAAccattctttcatttatctatttttgtcAAAAAGTATTAAACATTAAGAACTTCATTTAATagacacacgcacacacacatatatatatattattattattttttatagcgTCGTGACAAAACACCGTGGTTATCTTCTTCAGACTTTAGGTGACAAGGAAGTATACGATTGGTTGTACGCTATCAATCCACTTCTAGCTGGCCAGATAAGGTATGCGTCTGATGAAATATGATTAACGATTctttaaatgataattttcttctcgaaatcACTTGTTTTAGATCAAAATTGGCACGCAAAGGCCCGGTTACTAGATCCTTAAACAACGTTTCACCGACTGGTGTAACTTCGGCGTCGGAACAACAATCGAATCAAACCAAGTGAGTGATCGATGCCTTGCTGGAGGTAACCGGCGCCGTTGCAAGAGCCTCCAAGAAAATATTCCGTTGGCCAAAAGCGACATTTTCGGCCCAGGACTTCTATAGTTTTCGATTTTCAGTAGTCATCGAGTGATCGTCGCGACAAGAGAACGTCGTCGACGAGGTTATTCGCTAAACCGACGATCTTGATATCTCGGAATCTCGTTTAAGGATACATACGTTATTTTATCATACACAGACAAACacatttacacatacacacatatacacacaagGATACATACAAAATACTTACAAAAATACACACGTAATCGCGTATACACGAGATAGGCGCTAATATaccaaatgaaaagaaaaacaaggatataatacagaaaagaaaagaaagaagaaactgaACGATCGCGTAAACCagaaaaaaactaataataaagcaaaataataaagcaaaataaataaatgcccTGCTTACTTCGCCTACGTGCaggattgaaaaaaaaaaaaaagtaaaaaagaaaagcgaaataCATTCTCTTCTATGAATAGCAACAtgctgaaaagaaaaaaataaaataaaataataataataataaaaaaaaaatcattgtaCCTTTTAGCGTTTTAGCCGAGAGCACTTTCGCGGTTCGCGTTTCTCGGTACGTTTCGATTTCTTGCGAAATGTCGCCGACGAGACACAGCAAGGAAAGTTCGCAGGGAATTTCATAAATCAGTCTAcatgtatatttctatttattctctttcattttcttcttggtacttttttttttctttttttttctttctttctttccttctcttctttttttttcttctatcccttttcttctttccgctTCCAATcttatggaagaaaaaaaaggtattcGTTAAATCTCTCGAAAAGACGTGCGTCCAAAAACACATTGGTGGTGTTTGCGTGTTGAATGCGTTTATGCCTAATATTGTGAAGTGCGTttagagggaaaaaaaagaaataaggaagaagtagaacaagaaggaaagagtGTTGGGAAGAATGGTAGAAGGGGTGAGGGTGGGAGAAGGGGGAGGATAGACGAGAGAAAACTCTCTTatctcatttttaaataattatttatttgccGATCACATATACGAAATAcgacgcatatatatatatacaaaataaacatagacacacatacaaacacgtatacacatacatacacacattacCAAAGAAGAACCACATCGATGAGTATGTAAACAAATTGAATTACTATtaaagtatgtatatgtatatcgttacGAGGTGTCctttatttgttatatgaaGGAGGTGAGATAATCTTTAGGAGattataacgaaaagaaattattttccattatatATCGACGTGTGTGTTTCACGTGCAGCTCACGCGTTTCAGCTTTCATCCTTATCAGACATTTCTATGTGCTGTAGtatccatttaaaaaaatgccTCGTTCGAAATGGTGCacaagtgtaaaaaaaaaaaaaagcgagaaaaaagaaagagcgagagggagagagagagagagagacaatgtTTGcgagggaaggaaagagaggtggggaaagaataaaaccttaaaaaaaaatgcagagatagattgagagagagagagagagagagagaaaggagacagaaagatgatgatgatggcgTCGGATGACGTAATGTTTAAAAATGGAATTAAAAATCTCTCTTCATAATCTCGGAGAGATCGTGTTAAGACTGCAAGAGGCTCTGTAGTAGTACTTAACTATTCTTCTCTTATCGAAGCTTTCGTTCTTGTTGTATGTCTAAACGCAATCGTTTAACTCGTAGAAAAACTCGAGGAAACgattatgtaaaatatgttatttacGATTATAAGTATAAAAGATGATATATCTCTTTCATGTGAGCGGAGGATAGAGTGATATTCTACGATTAAAATGGACAATGAAATTGTGAATTAATGTCATTTTGAacatttgattattatatataatgaccGCATTCGAACGATTATAAGCGATAACATTGCCCTAAGCGCTTCGCGACTTTCTTCTAGGGAAAGtaataagaggaaaaaaaaaagatgaaaagaaaaagaaaaagataaaaaaaggagtatAAAGAGTATAAATCTTTTACTTATCTGGACCTACCGTGTCAAagatgatgaaaataaaaatgatctatgACCGATATGGAAATACAGCATTTCTGTCTATTGCAATGAGTTTCTCGGCAAAACCCTTTTTACTCGGAGTTAGTTAGTTacaaattgttattatcgtttaatagTAGCAAATGATGACAAACAATATATATGCCCGCCATATCATTTCGAGTAAATATATTCGAGTAATAAAGCGATAGTgtacaagaaaaaacaattaaaaaaaaaaaacaaggaacagaaaaggaaacacACAGCATGCTATTGAAGCATATTTAAAAAGCATAGAATTTTTTctgttaattttttcttattaatatacaatttattagctagataatatgatatatatatatatatatatatatatatatatatatacacacacacacacatatcgtattataaccatcattatatatatatgtgtgtgtgcgcgtgtgtatatgttttaCAGAGGAATACTTCGAGTATAAAGGGTtagatatatgaaatattttaacaatgcATGCACACGTATTACCTCGAACAaaagtaatatgtatatgttagatattatttgttattcagttccttttttttttttttttttttattagatcgcGTTTCGAAACTGAATTTAAAATACTCGAATCATTGGTATAAAAAGTGTATGTAATAGAAATCAATCgataaataggaaaaagacAAAGGTACAAAAAAAAGGGATGACGGGGAGAACGGAGAAAGGAAGGGGGTGGGGGTTGCATCTAACTTGGAccaaattttgttatatagattattttattattcttgattactatttttgaaaaatgttatatatagatatttcaaatcttatttccatttctcattttctctttttttatttgattcgtaaaattgatcgatttaaaaatataatcgattttttttttttttttttttttttttgacagaATCTTCTCGTATACTTCGAAgcagtattattaatattcttacttttttttcttttgacacATTTCTTATAGCAAGAGTGCAATGTTAataatcgatctttcgaaTCGGTGTAACGAACCATTtcgttataaacaaaaaatttgtttttatatctttaagaagatagaaaaagagagagagagagagagggagagagagagaatgtatgtTATTAGATGAGAGGACATAATTGTGTAATAGGATGACGTAGCCAAAAAAGacagaaatgaataaaaaaaaagtccccacgaaaaaaaacgatcaataaaaatatccaATCTGATTGATAtaattctctctcgttcagtattatttaattacttttttcgttttatgttTTTGTTACTTTCTGCTCGAGATTAATCGATGGGGCTAAGTCATCCTAATCCTGTCACGCAAACTTTTGGCTTCATAATTGTTGAAAAATAAGTTCGACGAATCTTCGACACCATTGACATTTTCGCTTTGCTAAATGTCGTGTTTCATAAGgctgtatacatatgtatatatgtataaattattagtattattatttaatttaatttaatttaatttaatttaatttaatttaacttaattcgattaattttgtatcgacgacgacgatagacacagacacagacacagatatacacacacacacacacatacacatggcGTAACacatatgtaggtacatacatatatacatacatatatgtatgtgttgtACTTGATATCGTTCATTACCCTCGTCGTAATACATAATGTAGAACGAGAGACAgaaagtaaaggaagaaaaatgtgtaaagaagaaaaatatgcaaagaagaagaagaataagaacaagaacaagaagaggaggagaaggcgaaaaaagaagattaaaaaaaaagggaaagaaaaaacgagaagaaaaagaagaaaatgaaatagtgCGGCAgagaatttttcttaactttgATCTTAGATCGTGTtgaggaaaacgaaaaagaaaacttattaataattgaagaACGACTATAAAgagtataaagagagagagatagagagaaagaaagaaaagggggaagaaaaatatcgttaagggttgcaagagagaaagagaaagaaaaaaaaataaaataaaataaaaacaaaatataatataatacgagaaagagaaagagagaagagagagagagagagagagagagagagagagagagagagagagagatagaaaatcgGAAAACGATAATTTGAGAGTGCTTATGCGTGCGTGTGCGTTCGTATGCGTGTGTgatgcgtgtgtgtgcgcgcacgTCTGTATTGTAGCCTCGCGTCGTCGACGATGTATCGAAATGTTTcttcaaaagtaaaaaatatgcaACAGTTGCAATGTTTCAAGCACAGCTTATAAAAAGCGGATTTAAACATAAAAGAgatgacaaaagaaaaagagagagagagagagagagagagagagagataaagagatctCGATAAGACGATGCACACGCGTTTCTCCCACCtttctatgtaattattatcatcatcaatttgtttcttttttttttttttttttttctttaaattaattccTCTTACCTTAATCTTGTTTTTGgtggaggagagggagagggggtGGTGGtgaaatttacataaaatgaagtacattttaattatttctttatcctcCTATtaaacgttctttctttttcttcttttttgtttatcttatcgaaatgtgaaaaatgaaattgcagattgaaagaggaagaagaatcgatcgcgaagaaataaaattttgataaatctttttataaattaatagacGTTCGTCATATAGATcgatatatactacatatgtgtatatataggttTTGTCAACTTTCCCCTAAACCTCCCTCCCCTTTCCCTACCGCCCCCGTTTTCTTCGTGCACCACCGATCGTTGGTGACCTCATTAAGCGCCTAactttaataatgaaataaataatcgaccGACGAACGAGCATCACCCGTATAAAATCGTAATATCGCTCTTTGTATTTATCATATCGTATAATTCTGTATAAAGTGCTTGTTATAAATGTAAACGATGTAATATTTACGTTGATCGATTTGTTGCAACGATAATTACGCGAATAATTGCGTcgagtattaattattagctGACTTAAGACATAAGTCGCATTGTAAAGTTTAGGCTAAGAGACGGATTAATCGTTATTACGACGAAGTTATCGATATCTTAcagctattattattattattattattattattattattattattat
Above is a window of Vespula vulgaris chromosome 4, iyVesVulg1.1, whole genome shotgun sequence DNA encoding:
- the LOC127063252 gene encoding kinesin-like protein unc-104 isoform X1 yields the protein MSSVKVAVRVRPFNNREISREAQCIIEMSGSTTSIVNPKAPAGSKDAIKSFNYDYSYFSMDPSDSNYSSQIMVYKDIGEEMLEHAFEGYNVCIFAYGQTGAGKSYTMMGKQEEGQEGIIPQICKDLFRKISRNSSEQLKYSVEVSYMEIYCERVRDLLNPKNKGNLRVREHPLLGPYVEDLSKLAVMSYQDIHDLIDEGNKARTVAATNMNETSSRSHAVFTIFFTQQRQDSTTGLATEKVSKISLVDLAGSERADSTGAKGTRLKEGANINKSLTTLGKVISALAEIATKKKKKADFIPYRDSVLTWLLRENLGGNSKTAMIAAVSPADINYDETLSTLRYADRAKQIVCKAVVNEDANAKLIRELKEEIQKLRELLKQEGIDVQEGPDGKVTYEKKEPRDEIIRTNKREDDYKESRSRIPSHTTSTIAEEAVDQLQASEKLIAELNETWEEKLKRTESIRLQREAVFAEMGVAVKEDGVTVGVFSPKKTPHLVNLNEDPLMSECLIYYIKDGFTRIGSAEANIPQDIQLCGPHILSEHCVFENHEGVITLMPKKDALIYVNGREITEPIVLKTGSRVILGKNHVFRFNHPDQVRERREKNSPAETPGNGETVDWNFAQIELLEKQGIDLKLEMEKRLLVLEEQFRKEKEEADQFFEEQRKSYEARIDALQKQVEEQSMTMSMYSSYTPEDFNNTEEDIFVNPLFDAESNWTERDFQLAAWAFRKWKYHQFTSLRDDLWGNAIFLKEANAISVELKKKVQFQFTLLTDTLYSPLPVDLLPIATDGEDEEERPFPRTIVAVEVQDTKNGATHYWTLEKLRLRLELMREMYHNEAELSPTSPDFNIETITGGDPFYDRFPWFRMVGRSFVYLSNLMYPVPLIHKVAIVNEKGDVKGYLRVAVQGVVGEENSEYSSGVRQSAHISFEDDLFGGHKHNKRNTLLTQTLEKNRQILINDDRVIGHNELHKDLKDEDDIGDADSGRGDSSVSSDMKEEDLPDHLQLGAEFTFRVTVLQAMGISTEYADIFCQFNFLHRHDEAFSTEPAKNTTKGNPPGFYHVQNITVTVTKSFLEYLKSQPIVFEIFGHYQQHPLHKDAKLEYVRQPPKRMLPPSIPISQPVRSPKFGSVLPSPSTSHVHAKYDVLVWFEICELAPNGEYVPSVVDHSDDLPCRGLFLLHQGIQRRIRITIVHEPASELRWKDVRELVVGRIRNTPEPEEEDNDSSVLSLGLFPGEYLEVPGDDRCMFRFEAAWDSSLHNSALLNRVTSYGEQIFMTISAYLELENCGRPAIITKDLSMIIYGRDARVGPRSLKHLFSGSYRNQEANRLSGVYELVLRRSSEAGSPGVQRRQRRVLDTSSTYVRGEENLHGWRPRGDSLIFDHQWELEKLTRLEEVERVRHTLLLREKLGIDKMPMCNKPLHDFTKSEKEVCNMVAKATNESHASPVKLKRSTSKDVYEPWEMTDRERELATKYIKLIQGRIPSKEPILLSDVSPGEDTMGDMSASMLSSVLSSSSQELSSPERAKLQELQESILASETIGQSCTAPAPMGSSSPSKENLVLYVPEVEEIRISPVIARKGYLNVLEHKTNGWKKRWVAVRRPYVLIFREEKDPVERALINLATAQVEYSEDQLAMVKVPNTFSVVTKHRGYLLQTLGDKEVYDWLYAINPLLAGQIRSKLARKGPVTRSLNNVSPTGVTSASEQQSNQTK
- the LOC127063252 gene encoding kinesin-like protein unc-104 isoform X2; translated protein: MSSVKVAVRVRPFNNREISREAQCIIEMSGSTTSIVNPKAPAGSKDAIKSFNYDYSYFSMDPSDSNYSSQIMVYKDIGEEMLEHAFEGYNVCIFAYGQTGAGKSYTMMGKQEEGQEGIIPQICKDLFRKISRNSSEQLKYSVEVSYMEIYCERVRDLLNPKNKGNLRVREHPLLGPYVEDLSKLAVMSYQDIHDLIDEGNKARTVAATNMNETSSRSHAVFTIFFTQQRQDSTTGLATEKVSKISLVDLAGSERADSTGAKGTRLKEGANINKSLTTLGKVISALAEIATKKKKKADFIPYRDSVLTWLLRENLGGNSKTAMIAAVSPADINYDETLSTLRYADRAKQIVCKAVVNEDANAKLIRELKEEIQKLRELLKQEGIDVQEGPDGKVTYEKKEPRDEIIRTNKREDDYKESRSRIPSHTTSTIAEEAVDQLQASEKLIAELNETWEEKLKRTESIRLQREAVFAEMGVAVKEDGVTVGVFSPKKTPHLVNLNEDPLMSECLIYYIKDGFTRIGSAEANIPQDIQLCGPHILSEHCVFENHEGVITLMPKKDALIYVNGREITEPIVLKTGSRVILGKNHVFRFNHPDQVRERREKNSPAETPGNGETVDWNFAQIELLEKQGIDLKLEMEKRLLVLEEQFRKEKEEADQFFEEQRKSYEARIDALQKQVEEQSMTMSMYSSYTPEDFNNTEEDIFVNPLFDAESNWTERDFQLAAWAFRKWKYHQFTSLRDDLWGNAIFLKEANAISVELKKKVQFQFTLLTDTLYSPLPVDLLPIATDGEDEEERPFPRTIVAVEVQDTKNGATHYWTLEKLRLRLELMREMYHNEAELSPTSPDFNIETITGGDPFYDRFPWFRMVGRSFVYLSNLMYPVPLIHKVAIVNEKGDVKGYLRVAVQGVVGEENSEYSSGVRQSAHISFEDDLFGGHKHNKRNTLLTQTLEKNRQILINDDRVIGHNELHKDLKDEDDIGDADSGRGDSSVSSDMKEEDLPDHLQLGAEFTFRVTVLQAMGISTEYADIFCQFNFLHRHDEAFSTEPAKNTTKGNPPGFYHVQNITVTVTKSFLEYLKSQPIVFEIFGHYQQHPLHKDAKLEYVRQPPKRMLPPSIPISQPVRSPKFGSVLPSPSTSHVHAKYDVLVWFEICELAPNGEYVPSVVDHSDDLPCRGLFLLHQGIQRRIRITIVHEPASELRWKDVRELVVGRIRNTPEPEEEDNDSSVLSLGLFPGEYLEVPGDDRCMFRFEAAWDSSLHNSALLNRVTSYGEQIFMTISAYLELENCGRPAIITKDLSMIIYGRDARVGPRSLKHLFSGSYRNQEANRLSGVYELVLRRSSEAGVQRRQRRVLDTSSTYVRGEENLHGWRPRGDSLIFDHQWELEKLTRLEEVERVRHTLLLREKLGIDKMPMCNKPLHDFTKSEKEVCNMVAKATNESHASPVKLKRSTSKDVYEPWEMTDRERELATKYIKLIQGRIPSKEPILLSDVSPGEDTMGDMSASMLSSVLSSSSQELSSPERAKLQELQESILASETIGQSCTAPAPMGSSSPSKENLVLYVPEVEEIRISPVIARKGYLNVLEHKTNGWKKRWVAVRRPYVLIFREEKDPVERALINLATAQVEYSEDQLAMVKVPNTFSVVTKHRGYLLQTLGDKEVYDWLYAINPLLAGQIRSKLARKGPVTRSLNNVSPTGVTSASEQQSNQTK